Genomic window (Zingiber officinale cultivar Zhangliang chromosome 2B, Zo_v1.1, whole genome shotgun sequence):
ATTTTCAGACGAAACATCTATGAAATGGCCAACGATTTCCTCGACGTGGCTTGTCGGCGGCCGCCATTGAAGTGGGACCTCATGTGCCCACCCAGCGCTTGCCCTGTCGGGAATGACACGCGGCACACCGAGCACTCGTGCGGCTTCTTCTTCGCCACTGCTCCGGATATCACCGCTGGGCGCTTCCGGTGGCTGGAATTGTGGCCTCCGAGTGCTCTGTACGAGGAGAACACTCCGCCGCTATCTAAGGCGCGCGATAGCAAGAGGAGCCCGAGGAGCAGTCCTGCTCGTCTTCGTCGAGGAGAGAAGAAGGCGGCGGAGGCGAAGGACGAGGGCGCTCTGTTCGCTGTCGCTTAGGCGTCCACAGGGCCGGCAGCGTGCGTTGGAGGAAGCCGGTGGCCATCTCTGTCTCTAGCGGCGGAAgcggaagaagaagcagaagaagaagaataaagcTGCGAATGGAATTGCAGAGTGAATGCGGCAGCATTATTTATAGGGAGAATTCCGCCAATCCCAAACAGAGTGGAACTCATTCGAAGAATTCCCTAATTAAATCCTAACGCGATCCAAATTGCCTGAGAATCCAGGAATTCCATCTGTAATCGGACAGATTTACCAGATTTCCTAACGGTAATAAACGAAGGAACCGTCTCCTAATCATTTTAGGAATTAATTCATTCTATTTTTGGAACTCCTAATCCTGATTGGATTTGTCGAATTAAATATCTTGGAAAACAAATCTAGCAAATATTTGATTATTCGAATTTTCATTTTCAGTTAAGTGACGTCGACTCGTTTCCGaacgtatatatatataaacgccTCCATGGAGAAGAGACGCCATCGCAAACTTGTTAACTCGGCGTCTCGTCGGTCTTGGCATCATGGACTGGAGCCGCGGAGAAGTCCTCGGCCGCGGCAGCTTCGCCACCGTCAGCCTCGCCCACGTCCGCCTGCTCTCAGGGGATCATCCTCTGCCTCCGTTGATGGCCGTTAAGTCCACGCCGCTCTCCGCCTCCGCCGTCCTCCGCAACGAGGAAGCCGTCCTCTCCCGCCTCGACGGCTGCCCTTACTTGATTCGCTGTTTCTACTCCGACGTGGTCTCCTCCTGCACAGAGGAGTCTTACAATATTTTCCTCGAGTACGCCGGCGGCGGCTCGCTCCGTGACCTCCTGCTGCGCTCCGGCGGCCGGTTCCCCGAGCCCGCCGTCCGGCGCTACGCCAGAGCAATACTCCTCGGGCTGAATTACATCCACGAATGCGGCTACGCCCACTGCGACGTCAAGCTGCAGAATGTTCTAGTGTTCGACGGTGGCGCCGTCAAAATATCCGATTTCGGCCTCTCCAAGAAGGCCGACGACCGCGCCAAAGGTTTCCGCGGCACTCCGCTGTATATGTCGCCGGAGGCAGCGGCCAGAGAAGAGCACGGAGCGCCGGGAGACATTTGGGCGCTCGGGTGCGCGGTGCTGGAGATGGCTACCGGTCGGCCGCCGTGGCCGAATCCGCCCGACGGGGACGCGTGGGGGTTACTCTTCAAAATCGCCTTCAGCGACGCTTCGCCGGAGATCCCTGCGGATTTATCCCAAAAAGGGAAGGATTTCCTCAGACTCTGCTTCGCCAAAGACCCTGCCCAGAGATGGACGGCCGAGATGCTGCTGAGACATCCATTCGTTACTTCGACCGACGCCGTCGAGGACATCGCCGGTGCACCATGGCAATGCACTACTCCGCTCGGAGCCTCTCCGACGAATGTGCTGGAAATACCTTCCTTGCTTTCCCCGCCTCCTGCCAGTTCTACTCCAATCCACGCTTCATCTTCCCCGATGGTAGAGGAGAATATTCCGGCAGATTCATGCGATCCGTCTCCAACGGATCGAATCCTGgagctctcgtcgccggcggcgcCTAATTGGGCGTCCTCTCCTCCCGACGCAGATTCCGGCTGGATCGAAGTCAGAGCCGGCGTGCTTATCCAATCAATCTCACCTTGATCGATCTGCAGGATGAAACAGATGGAGCTTCCATTAAAGAACTAATCTTTTCCAGCTGCCGGTGAATTAAATCCGCTGCTTTTTGAATTATCAGCAGTAGTTCAATCTTCCTTACAAAGTCGTTAGTTTCTTCTGTGATTCATAAACTTTTGTACGTTTCCAACTCTTCTTTCTTCAGCAACATTGAAGAAATTAAATAAAGATAGACAATTGTTTGATGCAAAGTTTTGTTGGGCTCTCTGCTGTTCTTCATCTAAAGGATGTTTATAAACATACAGGAGCAAAATACGCTTAAAAAACAGAGCACGTGTgatgaatttattagattttttaggtCTAAGTTGGTGAAGGTAAGTTCTGTGAAGATCattctttaaaaaaacataataaaGAGTTGTTTAGTTT
Coding sequences:
- the LOC122048546 gene encoding mitogen-activated protein kinase kinase kinase 20-like; amino-acid sequence: MDWSRGEVLGRGSFATVSLAHVRLLSGDHPLPPLMAVKSTPLSASAVLRNEEAVLSRLDGCPYLIRCFYSDVVSSCTEESYNIFLEYAGGGSLRDLLLRSGGRFPEPAVRRYARAILLGLNYIHECGYAHCDVKLQNVLVFDGGAVKISDFGLSKKADDRAKGFRGTPLYMSPEAAAREEHGAPGDIWALGCAVLEMATGRPPWPNPPDGDAWGLLFKIAFSDASPEIPADLSQKGKDFLRLCFAKDPAQRWTAEMLLRHPFVTSTDAVEDIAGAPWQCTTPLGASPTNVLEIPSLLSPPPASSTPIHASSSPMVEENIPADSCDPSPTDRILELSSPAAPNWASSPPDADSGWIEVRAGVLIQSISP